Below is a genomic region from Acinetobacter tibetensis.
CATATATCTCCTTCATATTGTTTAAACTCAGTCTTTTATATAGAATTTATTATTCAATAATAATTCAATATATATCATTGATATGAGAAACCCTTATCAGCGTAAAGCTGCATCTAAAAGTCATAATTCTAGCCCGAGTGCGCAGAATATCTATCGGCAATTTATTGAAAATATGGTTGCTCAAGGATCTGTGAGTGCTTTATATCAGGATGGTTGGGCATTATGCGCAACCCCGACAGGGCAACGTGCATTTGCAATCTGGCAAAATAAAAATTTAGCTAAATTGTTTATTAGGGACAATTGGGCAGATTATCAATTGAAAGAGATCAGCCTCAAAGATTTGGTAGAAAAACTGATCCCCTATCTAAGAAAGGAACATACCACTATTTCTTTGGACTTAACGCCTGAGGGGCAAAATATCTTGGTTGCACCAGAAAAACTATTATTAGATTTAAAAAACTATTTATACCAAGTGTACATGCAAAAACCTGAGTTATTTCAGGACATGAAGCTTCCTTTACCTCGTCATATTCGTCTGAATTAATCCTTAAAATTCATTGAAGAGCCAGCCACTACCATAAGCAAAATATTCTCTGAGCCATGAATTATAACGGTTAATCAGAGGTGTAGGGGCGGCTACCGTAATGATATGACGATAGCCTTGTTTACGGGCAATCGCGGCAGCTCTTAGGGTATGAAAATCACTAGTAACGATGGCAATGGGTTCATTCAATTGAATATTGAGCTGAGCAAGAATTGGTTGACTATTTTTTAGATTTAAATCAGTACTGGTACTTTTGTCTTCAAGCCAAATACGGGTAGGGGATATAGAGAATTTTTTCTGCACATACTTAGACATAATTTCTGCTTCAGTGTATTTCTCTCTAAAATCCAAACCGCCCGTCATAATGAGGGGAACGTTGGGTTGTTGTTCTGCCAGTGCAGCAGCCTGATCTAAGCGTTGTGCTAAGGTGGCGGAAGGTTTCCCATTTTCTATGCCACTCCCCAAAACGATAATGGCTTTCACAGGGGCTTGCTGAGTATTGTTTTGAGTTGCTAGATGTAAATAGAGAAAAAAGCAAACTACACTCGTGCTCCAAAGTAGAAAACCTAAGCAGCCCACACGCCAGAGGATATTTCTCAATGGTGTTTTATGAATAGAAATTTGAATTTTAGGGTAGAAAATTGCAAAGATCAGTAGTCCTAATCCAATCAACAACGGCAGTATAGTACCTAAATGAATTTTATTGAGACTGATTAAGTAAGCCCCATCCATAAAGAGTGTAGTTCCAATAAGTACTGCCAATAGTCTTTTTAATAGTGTTGATTGCATAGGTATAGATTGGATTTATATATTTAAGATGAATGGTAACTGAGTTTAAGGCATTGCTGCTTATGATATTGAATTGATCAATAAAAAACCGAGCCTATTTAAGCTCGGTTTTTTGTTTTATGCTACTGCTTTTTTAGTACACATCGCGACGATAGCGACCTTCTTGACGAAGTTGTTCTACAGTACTTTCACCTAGAATATCAATGAGGGCTTGATCGACATCTTGGGCCATTCCCTGAATGCTACCACAGACATAAATGACAGCACCACGATTGAACCAAGAGATCAGCTCTGCTGCTTGATTACGCAGAACATGGTGTACATAGATCTTTTCAGCTTGATCACGTGAGAAGGCTAAATCCAGACGTTCTAACATACCTGTGCTTTGCCACGCTTCAATCGTAGTTTGATAGAAAAAGTCATGTTCTCGTTGCCGTTCACCAAAGATCAGCCAGTTTTGGGTGTAATCTGCACGGACACGCGCATGTAATAGACTCATCAGTCCTGCAATACCTGTCCCATTACCAATACAAATGATTGGGCGATTATCATCAATGAGGTGGAATGACTCATTATTACGAATACGTAGTGCAATCTCTTGACCGATTTCAGTGTGTGCAGTTAACCAACCCGAGCCTAAGCCAAGCTCACCAGTACGATCACTTTGCTGACGTACCACTAAACGTAGTGTTTGCTGTGATGGAATGCTGGCAATCGAATATTCACGCGAAGCCAAAGTGTGTAGTTGCTCAAGCAAATGTTCCATGTTGGCAAAAGGTTCAACATCGGTATTTAGTTGTTTGTCCCATAACGCCTGCTCAATTGAAACGGCTAAGGATTCCACCTGAGTTTGGGGTGCAATTTGATGTTTCGCCATAAATTCAGCAATACGCTTCGCACTATTGCCGGGTTGAATTTCTGCAATATCGCCCGCTTGCCAATGTGCCTCATGCTGGGCTTGGAGTTCGATATTAAATGCCGGTGCACCCAGACTATTAGGGTTTAATAAATCACGTTGGGTTAATGTCCAGCGATCAAATGTTTTATCGATGTGCATGGCTTGTAAATCAAGCTTGCTGCTTTTCGCAAGTGCGTTATTCCAACGCTGTATATCTTCATGGTTGGCATTATCGACTTCTATGGTGTCGAACAGTGCGTGTGCTTGGTTTTGTTTGAGCCAAGCCGCAATGGCATGTCCGAAGCTACAATAACTGTCTGGATATTCTTTAGACCCTAAGGCCAATACTGCAAAATGCACATGGCTTAAATCT
It encodes:
- a CDS encoding DUF2750 domain-containing protein; this encodes MRNPYQRKAASKSHNSSPSAQNIYRQFIENMVAQGSVSALYQDGWALCATPTGQRAFAIWQNKNLAKLFIRDNWADYQLKEISLKDLVEKLIPYLRKEHTTISLDLTPEGQNILVAPEKLLLDLKNYLYQVYMQKPELFQDMKLPLPRHIRLN
- a CDS encoding YdcF family protein, with translation MQSTLLKRLLAVLIGTTLFMDGAYLISLNKIHLGTILPLLIGLGLLIFAIFYPKIQISIHKTPLRNILWRVGCLGFLLWSTSVVCFFLYLHLATQNNTQQAPVKAIIVLGSGIENGKPSATLAQRLDQAAALAEQQPNVPLIMTGGLDFREKYTEAEIMSKYVQKKFSISPTRIWLEDKSTSTDLNLKNSQPILAQLNIQLNEPIAIVTSDFHTLRAAAIARKQGYRHIITVAAPTPLINRYNSWLREYFAYGSGWLFNEF